A window of the Arachis duranensis cultivar V14167 chromosome 5, aradu.V14167.gnm2.J7QH, whole genome shotgun sequence genome harbors these coding sequences:
- the LOC107488662 gene encoding pyruvate kinase isozyme A, chloroplastic yields the protein MAAAARDLSLVSQFCVAGSRLAALGKCGVHLLKKGRRGNAGFKVRAAVQLGSESEKATKPLEKTFGMDVVSEVGLREKGFMGLRKTKLFGTIGPACSSLNDLEKLALAGMNVARLNMCHGSRDWHRDVIRKIKMLNEDKGFSISLMIDTEGSQIHVVDHGAPSSLKVEEDSIWLFTAKNIEGSRPFTVQANYGRFSEGIEVGDEVVIDGGMACFVVVEKTGNDLHCKCIDPGLFLPGAKFSFWRDGKLVRRNHKLPTLSTKDWADIDFGISEGVDFFALSFVNHADSVQHLKNYLSTKSTKSIKVLAKIESLESLHNLKEIVQASDGIMVARGDLGVEIPLEQIPTVQEDIIYICRQLNKPVIVASQLLESMVEYPTPTRAEVADVSEAVRQYADALMLSGESAIGSYGQKALAVLDMTSTRIESWAREENRQSLLNHYQLGVSLPDRTAEQMCNCAVEMANNLGVDAIFVYTKHGYMASLLSRNRPNPPIFAFTKDESTIMALNLNWGVVPFQVDLSDDAESNISKSIKFMKSRGLIMHGDVVLVVSDVAPTRVTPMASQSIQVKTIV from the exons ATGGCCGCGGCGGCGCGCGATCTGAGTCTTGTTTCGCAATTTTGCGTTGCCGGAAGCCGTCTAGCTGCTTTGGGAAAGTGTGGGGTTCATCTGTTGAAGAAAGGGAGAAGGGGAAATGCTGGGTTCAAGGTTCGTGCAGCTGTGCAACTGGGTTCTGAGAGTGAAAAGGCAACTAAGCCATTGGAGAAGACTTTTGGGATGGATGTGGTTTCAGAAGTGGGTTTGAGAGAGAAGGGCTTCATGGGTTTGAGGAAGACGAAGCTCTTTGGCACCATTGGCCCTGCTTGCTCCTCACTCAACGATCTGGAGAAGCTTGCATTGGCCGGTATGAACGTTGCGAGGCTCAACATGTGCCATGGCTCCAGGGACTGGCACCGTGACGTCATCAGGAAGATCAAAATGTTGAATGAGGACAAGGgtttctctatttctctcatGATTGATACTGAGGGTAGCCAGATCCATGTTGTTGATCATGGTGCTCCTTCCTCTCTCAAAGTTGAG GAAGATTCTATTTGGCTCTTTACTGCTAAAAATATTGAGGGTTCTCGTCCATTCACCGTTCAAGCCAACTACGGACGCTTTTCTGAAG GTATTGAAGTGGGCGATGAAGTTGTTATTGATGGTGGAATGGCATGCTTTGTGGTTGTTGAAAAGACTGGAAATGATTTGCATTGCAAGTGCATAGATCCAGGTCTTTTTCTTCCTGGAGCCAAATTTAGTTTCTGGAGAGATGGAAAGCTTGTACGAAGGAATCACAAGCTCCCCACCCTGTCCACGAAG GATTGGGCTGACATTGATTTTGGTATCTCCGAGGGAGTTGACTTTTTTGCCTTGTCCTTTGTCAATCATGCTGATTCTGTTCAACATCTGAAGAACTACCTCTCTACTAAATCAACCAA ATCCATCAAAGTATTAGCAAAAATAGAGAGCTTAGAATCCCTTCATAATCTGAAGGAAATAGTACAAGCTTCCGATGGAATCATGGTAGCTCGTGGTGACCTTGGAGTTGAAATACCACTGGAACAGATTCCCACAGTTCAAGAGGATATAATTTACATTTGTAGACAATTAAACAAGCCTGTCATTGTAGCATCTCAACTTCTTGAGTCAATGGTTGAATACCCAACACCAACACGGGCCGAG GTAGCAGATGTTTCTGAAGCAGTTCGACAGTATGCTGATGCTTTGATGTTGTCTGGTGAGTCAGCCATTGGATCATATGGACAAAAGGCTCTTGCAGTCCTAGATATGACAAGCACCAGAATCGAATCATGGGCCAGAGAGGAAAACAGGCAAAGCCTTCTCAATCACTATCAACTGGGAGTTTCTTTACCAGATCGCACTGCTGAGCAGATGTGCAATTGTGCTGTTGAAATGG CTAACAATCTTGGTGTTGATGCCATATTTGTGTACACAAAGCACGGATACATGGCATCACTTCTATCACGAAATCGTCCCAATCCTCCAATATTTGCATTCACAAAGGACGAAAGTACCATAATGGCTCTCAACTTAAATTGGGGTGTTGTACCCTTCCAGGTTGACCTGTCAGATGATGCAGAATCCAACATCTCAAAATCCATCAAGTTCATGAAATCGAGAGGACTTATCATGCATGGGGATGTTGTTTTGGTGGTGTCGGATGTTGCTCCGACACGCGTAACTCCGATGGCTTCCCAGTCAATTCAGGTGAAGACCATTGTCTGA
- the LOC107488660 gene encoding probable zinc metallopeptidase EGY3, chloroplastic — protein sequence MATLSALSYSSVPYRYRYSCRCGRSLFVFPLSHRNGHLSVSLRSKHASLLKPLNCSLKQEDYQHQTHSADSNFDSDSDSATTVAVSPDGNPTNESHKEEDEEQKEKQEQETDWKTDEEFKKFMGNPSIEAAIKLEKKRADTKLKQLSRESSGATNPLVALLNTLRRDTLTKEKERLEKAEQTFRALDLNKLKSCFGFDTFFATDVRRFGDGGIFIGNLRRPIDEVIPRLEKKLSDAAGREVVLWFMEEKTNDITKQACVVQPKAEIDLQFESTKLSNPLGYLSAIALSVTTVGTIALMSGFFLKPDATLDDYIANVAPLFGGFLSILGVSEIATRVTAARYGVKLSPSFLVPSNWTGCLGVMNNYESLLPNKKALFDIPVARTASAYLTSLVLAVAAFVADGSFNGGENALYIRPQFFYNNPLLSFIQLVIGPYTDDLGNVLPYAVEGVGVPVDPLAFAGLLGMVVTSLNLLPCGRLEGGRIAQAMFGRSTAAILSFGTSMLLGIGGLSGSVLCLAWGLFATFLRGGEEMPAKDEITPLGESRFAWGIVLALISFLTLFPNSGGTFSSSFLSAPFFRGDI from the exons ATGGCAACTCTTTCTGCTCTTTCCTATTCTTCGGTCCCATACAGATACAGATACAGTTGCAGATGCGGGAGAAGCCTCTTCGTTTTTCCACTCAGCCACCGAAATGGCCATCTTTCCGTTTCTCTGCGCTCAAAACATGCTTCGTTGTTGAAACCCCTCAACTGCTCCCTGAAACAAGAAGACTACCAGCACCAAACCCACTCCGCTGACTCTAACTTTGACTCTGACTCTGACTCTGCTACTACGGTTGCCGTTTCCCCTGATGGGAATCCTACCAATGAGAGccacaaagaagaagatgaggagCAAAAGGAGAAACAAGAACAGGAAACGGATTGGAAGACGGATGAGGAGTTCAAGAAGTTCATGGGCAACCCTTCGATCGAGGCCGCCATCAAGCTTGAGAAGAAGAGGGCTGACACCAAGCTCAAGCAGCTAAGCAGAGAATCAAGCGGTGCTACTAATCCCCTTGTGGCTCTTCTGAACACCTTACGCCGTGATACTCTAACCAAGGAAAAGGAGAGGTTGGAGAAAGCAGAGCAAACCTTCAGGGCTCTTGATCTTAACAAG TTGAAGAGTTGCTTTGGCTTTGACACTTTCTTTGCAACCGATGTTCGAAGGTTCGGAGATGGAGGCATCTTCATCGGCAACTTGAGGAGACCCATCGATGAAGTCATTCCCAGGTTGGAGAAGAAGCTCTCCGATGCTGCTGGCCGTGAGGTCGTCCTTTGGTTCATGGAAGAGAAAACAAATGACATTACCAAGCAG GCTTGTGTGGTGCAACCCAAAGCAGAAATAGATCTCCAATTTGAATCAACTAAGCTGAGTAATCCCTTGGGCTATCTTAGCGCCATTGCGTTATCTGTTACTACCGTTGGGACAATTGCTCTCATGAGTGGCTTCTTCCTCAAACCGGACGCAACATTGGATGATTATATAGCTAATGTTGCACCTTTGTTTGGTGGGTTCTTATCTATTCTAGGAGTTTCTGAG ATAGCAACGAGAGTAACGGCAGCTCGTTATGGTGTGAAACTGAGCCCGTCGTTCTTGGTTCCATCAAATTGGACAGGGTGCTTGGGAGTGATGAACAACTACGAAAGCCTTCTTCCAAACAAGAAAGCACTGTTTGATATTCCAGTGGCCCGAACAGCGAGTGCATATTTGACATCACTAGTGCTTGCAGTAGCGGCATTCGTAGCAGATGGAAGCTTCAATGGAGGGGAGAATGCACTGTACATAAGGCCGCAGTTCTTCTACAACAACCCGTTGCTGTCATTCATCCAGCTGGTAATAGGGCCGTACACGGATGATCTTGGGAATGTGCTGCCGTACGCGGTGGAGGGCGTGGGAGTGCCTGTGGATCCGCTTGCATTTGCGGGGCTGTTGGGGATGGTGGTGACGTCATTGAACCTCTTGCCATGCGGGAGACTAGAGGGAGGGCGCATTGCGCAGGCCATGTTTGGGAGAAGCACAGCTGCAATCTTGTCTTTTGGGACGTCCATGTTGCTTGGAATCGGTGGGCTGAGTGGGAGCGTTCTGTGTCTGGCATGGGGCTTGTTTGCAACCTTCTTGAGGGGAGGAGAAGAGATGCCTGCAAAGGACGAGATTACCCCTCTCGGGGAATCCAGATTTGCTTGGGGTATTGTCCTTGCGCTCATCTCTTTCCTCACCCTCTTCCCCAACAGCGGCGGCACtttctcctcttccttcctCTCTGCTCCCTTCTTCCGGGGAGACATCTAG